From the genome of Rhineura floridana isolate rRhiFlo1 chromosome 7, rRhiFlo1.hap2, whole genome shotgun sequence, one region includes:
- the GNB4 gene encoding guanine nucleotide-binding protein subunit beta-4 — protein sequence MSELEQLRQEAEQLRNQIRDARKACSDTTLAQITTSLDSVGRIQMRTRRTLRGHLAKIYAMHWGSDSRLLVSASQDGKLIIWDSYTTNKMHAIPLRSSWVMTCAYAPSGNYVACGGLDNICSIYNLKTREGNVRVSRELPGHTGYLSCCRFLDDNQIVTSSGDTTCALWDIETGQQTTAFTGHTGDVMSLSLSPDMSTFVSGACDASSKLWDIRDGMCRQSFTGHVSDINAVCFFPNGHAFATGSDDATCRLFDLRADQELMMYSHDNIICGITSVAFSKSGRLLLAGYDDFNCNVWDTLKGERAGVLAGHDNRVSCLGVTDDGMAVATGSWDSFLRIWN from the exons ATGAGTGAACTGGAGCAGTTACGGCAGGAGGCAGAGCAACTCCGGAATCAGATAAGA gatgctaGAAAAGCATGTAGTGATACAACTCTTGCTCAG ATCACTACAAGTCTTGACTCAGTTGGCCGAATCCAGATGCGCACAAGACGTACCTTGAGAGGCCATTTAGCTAAAATATATGCCATGCACTGGGGATCTGATTCAAG GCTACTAGTGAGCGCTTCCCAAGATGGAAAATTAATTATTTGGGATAGTTACACAACAAACAAG ATGCATGCCATACCTTTAAGGTCTTCCTGGGTAATGACCTGTGCATACGCACCATCTGGCAATTACGTCGCATGTGGTGGATTGGACAACATCTGCTCTATATACAACCTGAAGACGAGAGAGGGCAATGTACGAGTGAGCAGAGAGCTACCCGGCCATACTG GGTATTTGTCTTGTTGTCGCTTTCTAGATGACAACCAAATAGTCACAAGCTCAGGAGATACTACCTG TGCTCTATGGGATATTGAGACTGGCCAGCAGACTACTGCTTTTACTGGGCATACTGGAGATGTAATGAGTCTCTCTCTAAGTCCAGACATGAGTACTTTTGTTTCGGGTGCCTGTGATGCATCATCCAAGCTCTGGGATATTCGAGATGGAATGTGCAGGCAATCTTTCACAGGACATGTGTCTGACATCAATGCAGTGTGT TTCTTCCCCAACGGCCATGCATTTGCCACTGGTTCTGATGATGCCACCTGCCGGCTGTTCGATCTGCGAGCAGACCAGGAGCTCATGATGTACTCTCATGACAACATCATCTGTGGGATCACGTCAGTAGCTTTCTCAAAGAGCGGCCGCCTCTTGTTGGCAGGTTATGATGACTTCAACTGCAATGTTTGGGACACCCTGAAGGGAGAACGTGCAG GTGTTCTTGCTGGCCATGACAACAGAGTCAGCTGCTTAGGAGTTACTGATGATGGCATGGCTGTAGCTACAGGCTCATGGGACAGTTTTCTTAGAATCTGGAATTAA